A part of Oncorhynchus kisutch isolate 150728-3 linkage group LG2, Okis_V2, whole genome shotgun sequence genomic DNA contains:
- the LOC109865936 gene encoding nuclear receptor subfamily 4 group A member 2, which translates to MPCVQAQYGSSPQGASPASQSYSYHTAGEYNCDFLTPEFVKFSMDLTNTEITATTSLPSFSTFIDNYSTSYDVKPPCLYQMPHSGEQSSIKVEDVQMHSYHQQSHLPPQSEEMMAHSGSIYFKPSSPHAPTTPNFQVQPNHMWEDPGSLHSFHQNYVAATSHMIDQRKNPVSRLSLFSFKQSPPGTPVSSCQMRFDGPLHVSMNHDNPGAHRGLDSQSFAVPSALRKQAGLAFPHSLQLGHGHQLMDSQVHSPPSRGSPSNEGLCAVCGDNAACQHYGVRTCEGCKGFFKRTVQKNAKYVCLANKNCPVDKRRRNRCQYCRFQKCMVVGMVKEVVRTANLKGRRGRLPSKPKSPQDASPPSPPVSLISALVRSHVDSNPSMSGLDYSRFQSNPDYQMSGDDTQHIQQFYDLLTGSMEIIRGWAEKIPGFSDLPKQDQDLLFESAFLELFVLRLAYRSNPVEGKLIFCNGVVLHRLQCVRGFGEWIDSIVEFSSNLQSMNIDISAFSCIAALAMVTERHGLKEPKRVEELQNKIVNCLKDQVTFNGGGLTRPNYLSKLLGKLPELRTLCTQGLQRIFYLKLEDLVPPPAIIDKLFLDTLPF; encoded by the exons ATGCCCTGCGTTCAGGCTCAGTATGGGTCATCACCGCAAGGAGCCAGCCCCGCTTCGCAGAGCTACAGCTACCACACCGCTGGAGAATACAACTGCGACTTCTTAACACCTGAGTTTGTTAAGTTTAGTATGGACCTGACCAACACTGAGATCACAGCTACTACTTCTCTCCCTAGTTTCAGCACATTCATTGACAACTATAGCACCAGTTACGACGTTAAACCGCCCTGTCTATATCAAATGCCGCATTCTGGAGAGCAGTCCTCCATCAAAGTCGAGGACGTCCAGATGCACAGCTATCATCAGCAGAGCCATTTGCCACCTCAGTCGGAAGAGATGATGGCCCACTCCGGGTCAATTTACTTCAAACCCTCCTCACCTCACGCCCCAACCACACCAAACTTCCAGGTTCAGCCCAATCACATGTGGGAGGACCCTGGGTCCCTCCACAGTTTCCACCAGAACTATGTGGCTGCGACCTCTCATATGATAGACCAGCGCAAAAACCCGGTGTCAAGGCTGTCACTATTCTCCTTCAAACAGTCCCCTCCTGGTACCCCTGTGTCGAGTTGCCAGATGCGATTCGATGGTCCACTGCACGTCTCCATGAACCACGACAACCCAGGGGCACACCGAGGCTTAGACAGCCAGAGCTTCGCGGTACCCAGTGCTCTAAGAAAACAGGCCGGCTTAGCCTTCCCCCACTCCCTTCAGCTCGGCCATGGACACCAGTTGATGGACAGCCAAGTCCATTCGCCCCCGTCCCGCGGTTCACCGTCAAACGAGGGTCTGTGCGCAGTGTGTGGGGACAACGCTGCTTGCCAGCATTATGGAGTGAGAACCTGCGAGGGTTGCAAAGGATTTTTTAAG CGCACTGTTCAGAAAAATGCTAAATACGTGTGTTTAGCGAACAAAAATTGTCCTGTCGATAAACGCCGAAGAAACCGTTGCCAATACTGCCGTTTCCAGAAGTGCATGGTTGTCGGAATGGTCAAAGAGG TTGTCCGGACTGCTAATCTAAAGGGTCGAAGAGGCCGTCTTCCCTCCAAACCTAAAAGTCCCCAAGACGCCTCACCACCCTCGCCGCCTGTCAGTCTCATAAGTGCCCTTGTTAGGTCCCATGTCGATTCCAACCCGTCCATGTCTGGCTTGGACTATTCAAGA TTTCAGTCTAACCCTGACTACCAAATGAGTGGAGACGACACCCAGCACATCCAGCAGTTCTATGATCTCCTGACGGGTTCCATGGAGATTATCCGAGGTTGGGCGGAAAAGATCCCTGGGTTTTCTGATCTTCCGAAGCAGGATCAAGATCTCCTCTTCGAATCAGCCTTTCTGGAACTTTTTGTTCTGCGGCTGGCATACAG GTCCAACCCAGTGGAAGGCAAACTCATTTTTTGCAACGGGGTGGTCTTGCACAGGCTGCAGTGCGTCCGAGGATTTGGGGAATGGATAGACTCGATTGTGGAGTTTTCCTCTAACTTGCAGAGCATGAACATCGACATATCAGCATTCTCCTGCATCGCCGCTCTTGCTATGGTAACAG AGAGGCATGGGCTTAAGGAACCCAAGAGGGTTGAAGAACTTCAAAACAAGATAGTGAACTGCCTCAAAGACCAAGTGACATTCAATGGCGGAGGCTTGACTCGTCCGAACTACTTGTCAAAACTTTTGGGAAAACTCCCTGAACTTCGCACGCTATGTACACAAGGTCTGCAGCGTATCTTCTACTTAAAACTCGAAGACTTGGTTCCTCCGCCAGCAATAATTGACAAACTTTTCCTCGACACTCTACCTTTTTAA